A stretch of Lactuca sativa cultivar Salinas chromosome 6, Lsat_Salinas_v11, whole genome shotgun sequence DNA encodes these proteins:
- the LOC111895948 gene encoding uncharacterized protein LOC111895948 has protein sequence MAIIGARTLTFWEFRASGAPAFHGEGAPIVSRRWLADMANAFSTSFFPEEVKVLPPPNVTGVLNIGHALTAAIQVKIIKCLVENIMVDISFNQLGGLCTLCFLEEVDNLINQNHLFKRSIILIKAWCYYENCILGAHHGLISTYALETLVLYIFHGFNNSFAGPLEVLYHFLEFFINFDWENFCVNLWGPVPISSLPDVTSEPPRKDSGELLLNKVFLDACSSLYAVFPGVQDNQGYTGELSVDAVTDCLVIC, from the exons ATGGCTATCATTGGAGCTCGCACACTAACTTTTTGGGAGTTCCGTGCTTCTGGAGCTCCTGCGTTTCATGGGGAGGGGGCCCCCATTGTCAGTAGGAGGTGGTTAGCAGATATGGCTAACGCATTCAGTACGAGTTTCTTCCCCGAGGAGGTGAAG GTTCTTCCCCCTCCTAATGTGACTGGAGTTCTAAACATTGGTCATGCTTTAACTGCTGCTATCCAG GTGAAGATTATAAAGTGCCTTGTTGAAAACATTATGGTAGATATATCTTTTAATCAGCTTGGAGGATTATGTACCCTTTGCTTTCTTGAGGAGGTTGATAATCTGATAAACCAGAACCATTTGTTTAAGAGGAGCATTATACTGATCAAAGCCTGGTGTtattatgagaactgcatactTGGTGCTCACCATGGGCTCATATCAACTTATGCCCTTGAGACTTTGGTTCTTTATATATTCCATGGTTTCAACAATTCTTTTGCTGGACCTCTTGAG GTACTTTACCATTTTCTGGAGTTCTTTATTAATTTCGATTGGGAAAACTTTTGTGTTAACTTATGGGGTCCTGTGCCAATAAGCTCACTTCCAGATGTGACTT CTGAGCCACCTCGTAAAGACAGTGGAGAATTGCTGTTGAACAAAGTATTTCTTGATGCTTGTAGCTCTTTGTATGCTGTTTTTCCTGGTGTTCAGGACAACCAAGG GTATACCGGTGAGTTGTCTGTTGATGCTGTTACTGATTGTCTAGTGATATGTTAG